The Microbacterium horticulturae region CGAGTGGGAACGGAGACGACGAGACCAGCCATACCCCCAACGCTACGGTCAGACGTCCTTGACCACCGTCAGCACGAACGCCGAGTCGTCGACAGCCTCGACGGCGTGCCGCCCGTCGGGCACGATCAGCAGGTCGCCGGGCAGCCCTTCCCAGACGACATCGCCCGCGCGCAGGCGGATATGCCCGCTGATCACGTGCACGGTCGCCTCACCCGGGTTGTTGTGCTCTTCGAGGTCGCGCCCGGCCAGCAGAGCTATGACGGTCTGGCGCAGCGACTTCTCGTGACCGCCGAAGACGGTCTTGGCGCTGCGCCCGCTGGGGGCGTCGGCGGCGAGTTTGAGTTCCTGTCGCGCCTGCGCGACGAGGGAGATCTTCTGCGACACGGTCACCTCCGCTTCCGCGCCCAGTCAACCACGCTTCGGCGCGCGCCGGCAGGTGCCGCGCGCCCCCTACCCGTGAGAGTGCAACTCGTCGACGAGAGACAGGGAAGCAACCGCTCCGTCATCCACCCGCTGCACTCTCACGGCTGAGAGAGGGCGGAGGGGAGAGTGGATGCCGCGGCTCAGGCCGCGACGGCGGCCACGGCCGCGATCGCGGAGGTGAAGAAGCCCAGCCCGTCCACGCCCGAGCGCATCGCCGCGGCGGTGTCGGGGCCGAAGCCGGGCTCGGTCGCGTGCTCGGGGTGCGGCATGAGGCCGACGACGT contains the following coding sequences:
- a CDS encoding cupin domain-containing protein — protein: MSQKISLVAQARQELKLAADAPSGRSAKTVFGGHEKSLRQTVIALLAGRDLEEHNNPGEATVHVISGHIRLRAGDVVWEGLPGDLLIVPDGRHAVEAVDDSAFVLTVVKDV